The following are encoded together in the Poseidonibacter lekithochrous genome:
- a CDS encoding DmsC/YnfH family molybdoenzyme membrane anchor subunit has protein sequence MSTNETTPLESFINHKADTNMQCGNYSIDIPKPKEGEQYRFHFDATACVGCHCCEVACNEQNNNPSDIKWRRVGELQSGIFPKVTNHFNSMSCNHCVDPECLKGCPTESYIKFDNGIVFHDDDTCIGCQYCTWNCPYEVPVFNEDRGIVTKCHMCHDKLEVGQTPACVQACPAGAIAIEIVNVKDWVEKDMAKQGVAPHLPNIEITKPTTRYTIDPEENTQKVTPADDHIIKPNHSEWPLVFMTILTQISVGGFATLVLGEFINLLGFNLAQPNIWMMIAVFIPAAIGLPLSALHLGRPGLAYTAMKNIKTSWLSREALALGVYAGGLTLLIAIFFFDFSQTFRFIIELGVLATGIYGIYAQSMIYRIKARPSWNKKETSKIFFFVSYIGLLLITLILTLMEEYTTAGVVLPFALFLGYFQYEEFSKQKSFYKGLDEDKDENFYQLNKTKILYENNFLKHNDYRERSLIIGALSLPLLAMLLLASGNYSSTILVLGLSIVISFSSEVVSRLLFYKTAVALGLAGNFFAGNQRG, from the coding sequence ATGAGCACCAACGAAACTACTCCATTAGAAAGCTTTATAAATCACAAAGCAGATACAAATATGCAATGTGGAAATTATAGTATTGATATTCCTAAACCCAAAGAGGGAGAACAATATAGATTTCACTTTGATGCAACTGCTTGTGTTGGTTGTCACTGTTGTGAAGTTGCTTGTAATGAACAAAATAATAATCCAAGTGATATTAAATGGAGAAGAGTAGGAGAGCTTCAAAGTGGAATTTTCCCAAAAGTAACTAATCATTTTAATTCAATGTCATGTAATCACTGTGTTGACCCAGAGTGTCTAAAAGGTTGTCCAACTGAATCTTATATCAAGTTTGATAATGGAATTGTTTTCCATGATGATGATACATGTATTGGCTGTCAATACTGTACTTGGAACTGTCCTTATGAGGTTCCAGTATTCAATGAAGACAGAGGAATAGTAACTAAGTGTCATATGTGTCATGATAAACTTGAAGTTGGTCAAACTCCTGCATGTGTACAAGCCTGTCCAGCAGGAGCAATTGCAATAGAGATTGTAAATGTAAAAGATTGGGTAGAAAAAGACATGGCAAAGCAAGGTGTTGCACCTCATCTACCAAATATCGAAATTACAAAACCTACAACAAGATATACAATTGACCCTGAGGAAAATACTCAAAAAGTAACTCCTGCTGATGATCATATAATCAAACCAAACCATTCTGAATGGCCATTAGTATTTATGACTATCTTAACTCAAATATCTGTAGGTGGATTTGCTACACTTGTTTTAGGTGAGTTTATTAATCTGCTTGGATTTAATCTTGCTCAGCCTAATATATGGATGATGATTGCTGTATTTATTCCTGCTGCTATTGGATTGCCTTTATCAGCACTACACCTAGGACGTCCGGGACTTGCATATACTGCAATGAAGAATATCAAAACATCATGGTTAAGTAGAGAGGCTTTAGCACTTGGTGTTTATGCAGGTGGTCTTACACTACTAATTGCTATATTCTTTTTTGATTTTTCTCAAACATTTAGATTTATAATAGAACTTGGTGTTCTTGCAACTGGTATATATGGTATTTATGCTCAATCTATGATTTATAGAATCAAAGCACGTCCATCATGGAATAAAAAAGAGACAAGTAAAATATTCTTCTTTGTTTCATATATAGGTTTATTACTTATTACTCTTATTTTAACACTAATGGAAGAGTATACAACAGCAGGTGTAGTATTGCCATTTGCACTATTTCTTGGATACTTTCAATATGAAGAATTTTCAAAACAGAAGAGTTTCTATAAAGGTTTAGATGAAGACAAAGATGAAAACTTCTACCAGTTAAATAAAACAAAAATTTTATATGAAAACAACTTCTTAAAACACAATGACTATAGAGAAAGGTCGCTGATTATTGGGGCATTATCTCTTCCCTTACTTGCTATGTTATTACTAGCTAGTGGAAACTATTCAAGTACTATTTTGGTTTTAGGTTTAAGTATTGTTATTTCATTTTCAAGTGAAGTAGTATCTAGACTTTTATTTTATAAAACAGCAGTTGCTCTTGGACTTGCTGGGAATTTCTTCGCTGGGAATCAAAGGGGCTAA
- a CDS encoding molybdopterin oxidoreductase family protein: MLNKIKNFNVKDFLGLDIKNDKYSLVDDKVFGKVAKEKAPTSWVRSTCGYCGVGCGLYIGVKDGKPTYTKGDPAHPVNKGTLCPKGLSEHEMVQSENRYTKPMIRKKGQLVESTWDEVFKTTSDKFKDIQAKHGNGAVAVVSTGQLLSEEFYTLGKFVQLGLKTNNYDGNTTLCMASAVMGYKQTFGSDGPVGCYEDFSYADTIMLIGANIADNHPILKLHIAKNKKITGKKPKIIVIDPRFSKTAKMADMFVPIKPRSDLALMNGLAYIILEQGWEDEKFISDRTTGFKEFRKHIMANYTPQEVANTTGIEVKDLYELARVYAKSPAAMSAWTMGVNQSSLGTDTVSAICNLALITGNLGRKGATALSITGQCNAMGTRETGFTSSIPGYRNFASSYNREEYATIVNVPVEDVPTARGYSYPQIIDAIERGEIKALWLVATNPLVSFPDQKKLRRALNKLELLVVQDAFKSETAFKADVVFSAATWSEKEGTYTNSERRCNRARKAVEPLGDTKSDFDIVLEFSKYFEGVNERLYPNWSKPIDAFNEWKKVSDGRLCDYTGMTYELIEELGGIQWPCNKANPKGTPRLYSEDMPCPTEDGKAKLLALDWLPMSEPQNSSFPLILNTGRTVEQWHTRTKTKTISILNDLAPEAWIEINPEDAKKLEVKSGDRLDISSIRGRIKDIIVRESQNVRVGNIFVPFHYNEQLINTITKAEFDPKSFEPNYKQCAVQLHSIKVPNGIKFVEEEIAGELEHVVVKNEEVFAREIVKEKEICD, from the coding sequence ATGTTAAACAAAATTAAAAACTTCAATGTAAAAGATTTTTTGGGTTTAGATATCAAAAATGATAAGTACTCTCTAGTAGATGATAAGGTATTTGGAAAAGTAGCAAAAGAAAAAGCTCCTACTTCATGGGTAAGATCTACTTGTGGATATTGTGGAGTTGGCTGTGGTTTATACATAGGTGTAAAAGATGGTAAGCCTACATATACTAAAGGTGACCCTGCACATCCTGTAAACAAAGGAACACTTTGTCCAAAGGGTCTATCTGAGCACGAAATGGTACAGTCAGAAAATAGATATACAAAACCAATGATTAGAAAAAAAGGTCAATTAGTAGAATCCACTTGGGACGAGGTATTTAAAACTACTAGTGATAAATTCAAAGATATCCAAGCCAAACATGGAAATGGTGCAGTAGCAGTTGTATCAACGGGACAGCTTTTAAGTGAGGAGTTTTATACTCTTGGGAAGTTTGTACAACTAGGTCTAAAAACAAATAACTATGATGGAAATACAACACTTTGTATGGCTAGTGCTGTTATGGGATATAAACAAACATTTGGTTCAGATGGGCCAGTTGGGTGTTATGAAGATTTTTCATATGCTGATACTATTATGTTAATAGGGGCGAATATTGCAGATAATCACCCTATTTTGAAACTACATATTGCAAAAAATAAGAAGATTACGGGTAAGAAACCTAAGATTATTGTAATTGACCCTAGATTTTCAAAGACTGCTAAGATGGCAGATATGTTTGTACCGATAAAGCCTAGAAGTGATTTAGCACTTATGAATGGTCTTGCTTATATTATCTTAGAGCAAGGTTGGGAAGATGAGAAGTTTATATCTGATAGAACTACTGGTTTCAAAGAGTTTAGAAAACATATCATGGCTAACTACACTCCACAAGAAGTAGCAAATACTACAGGTATTGAAGTAAAAGACCTATATGAACTAGCACGAGTATATGCTAAATCACCAGCAGCTATGAGCGCATGGACTATGGGAGTAAATCAAAGCTCGCTAGGAACTGATACAGTAAGTGCTATATGTAATCTTGCACTTATCACTGGAAATCTAGGAAGAAAAGGTGCAACTGCTCTTTCTATTACTGGACAGTGTAATGCTATGGGGACTAGAGAGACTGGATTTACTTCATCAATTCCGGGATATAGAAACTTTGCAAGCTCATATAATAGAGAAGAGTATGCAACAATAGTAAATGTACCCGTAGAAGATGTACCAACTGCTAGGGGGTATTCTTATCCACAGATTATTGATGCTATTGAGAGAGGTGAAATAAAAGCCTTATGGTTAGTAGCTACTAATCCATTAGTATCTTTCCCTGATCAAAAGAAACTAAGACGAGCACTAAATAAACTAGAACTTCTAGTAGTTCAAGATGCTTTTAAAAGTGAAACTGCTTTTAAAGCTGATGTTGTTTTTAGTGCGGCTACTTGGAGTGAAAAAGAAGGTACATATACAAACTCTGAGCGAAGATGTAATAGAGCTAGAAAAGCAGTAGAGCCACTAGGAGATACAAAAAGTGACTTTGATATTGTATTAGAGTTTTCTAAGTACTTTGAAGGTGTAAATGAAAGGCTATATCCTAACTGGTCTAAACCTATAGATGCTTTTAATGAGTGGAAAAAAGTAAGTGATGGAAGACTATGTGATTATACAGGAATGACATATGAATTAATCGAAGAATTAGGAGGTATTCAATGGCCATGTAATAAGGCAAATCCAAAAGGAACACCAAGACTTTACAGTGAAGATATGCCATGTCCTACAGAAGATGGAAAAGCAAAATTATTAGCTCTGGATTGGCTTCCTATGAGTGAACCTCAAAATAGCTCTTTCCCTCTTATTCTAAATACAGGTAGAACAGTAGAGCAATGGCATACAAGAACTAAAACAAAAACTATTTCAATACTAAATGATTTAGCACCAGAAGCATGGATTGAGATTAATCCAGAAGATGCAAAAAAACTAGAAGTTAAAAGTGGTGATAGACTTGATATCAGCTCAATTAGAGGAAGAATCAAAGATATTATTGTGCGAGAATCACAAAACGTAAGAGTAGGAAATATATTCGTACCTTTCCACTATAACGAACAGTTAATAAACACTATTACAAAAGCAGAGTTCGACCCTAAGTCTTTTGAACCAAACTATAAACAGTGTGCAGTTCAACTACATAGTATAAAAGTACCAAATGGTATAAAGTTTGTGGAAGAAGAAATAGCTGGGGAGTTGGAGCATGTGGTAGTTAAGAATGAAGAAGTTTTTGCAAGGGAGATAGTCAAAGAAAAAGAGATTTGTGATTAA
- a CDS encoding monooxygenase, with amino-acid sequence MKYLLQVDFPYQGPFKEKFTETMTDLAHDIANEEGLIWKIWTENEETKEGGGVYVFDNINDANRYATKHTKRLEAFGFSDIRTKIFEINEALSAINKITF; translated from the coding sequence ATGAAATACCTTTTACAAGTAGATTTTCCATATCAAGGGCCATTTAAAGAAAAATTCACAGAAACTATGACAGACCTAGCCCATGATATAGCAAATGAAGAGGGTTTAATATGGAAAATTTGGACAGAAAATGAAGAGACTAAAGAGGGTGGAGGAGTATATGTGTTTGATAATATAAATGATGCAAATAGATATGCTACTAAACATACAAAAAGATTAGAAGCTTTTGGATTTAGTGATATAAGAACTAAGATATTTGAAATCAATGAAGCACTAAGTGCAATAAATAAAATTACTTTTTAA
- a CDS encoding MarR family winged helix-turn-helix transcriptional regulator, translated as MKFKLMSTRFTMSLCFLSMETSKVFNKRILESLEESGFEGLSEALIVLFPYIYEEQIITSAKLAKKVGYSRQAMHKNIKKLVDFEYIILVSHNEKEKSIELTPKGLELINKANEYISNVEKDLSKLIGKKELDKYKETQSKIYEYLENTK; from the coding sequence ATGAAATTTAAATTAATGTCAACTAGGTTTACAATGTCTTTATGTTTTTTATCTATGGAAACTAGTAAAGTTTTCAATAAACGAATCTTAGAAAGTTTAGAAGAATCAGGTTTTGAAGGCCTAAGTGAAGCACTTATAGTTCTTTTTCCATATATTTATGAAGAGCAGATTATTACTTCTGCAAAATTAGCAAAAAAAGTTGGTTATTCACGACAAGCTATGCACAAAAATATAAAAAAACTTGTTGATTTTGAATATATCATCTTAGTTTCACACAATGAAAAAGAGAAAAGCATAGAGTTAACACCTAAAGGTTTAGAGTTAATTAACAAAGCAAATGAGTATATTTCAAATGTAGAAAAAGACTTATCCAAACTAATTGGAAAAAAAGAATTAGATAAATATAAAGAGACTCAAAGTAAGATTTACGAGTATTTAGAAAACACGAAATAG
- a CDS encoding LrgB family protein → MFEHPLFMIFLTLSVFIISEKIFVHFNKNSLLNPVLITIILIIAIMSIFDISYEQYKDGTQIFNYLIAPAIVALAVPVYQNLKKVRSSLSLVLSATLISGIGIFVSALFLGTLFGLPDAMVEALSTKSITLPIALEIAALTDGSFPLVVIGVFSTGLPGVIVVPMLLKLLKVKDEALQGLVLGITAHAFGIARALAISPLSAAFASIGMVIMGCFAVVAVPIILKLGGF, encoded by the coding sequence ATGTTTGAACATCCATTATTTATGATTTTTCTAACATTATCAGTTTTTATAATCAGTGAGAAGATTTTCGTACATTTTAATAAAAACTCTTTATTAAACCCTGTACTTATTACTATTATTCTGATCATTGCTATTATGAGTATATTTGATATTTCTTATGAGCAGTACAAAGACGGAACACAAATATTCAATTATTTAATTGCTCCTGCTATTGTGGCTTTGGCAGTTCCTGTATATCAGAACCTAAAGAAAGTTAGGTCTTCTTTATCACTAGTATTAAGTGCGACTTTGATTTCTGGAATTGGGATATTTGTATCGGCACTATTTTTAGGAACACTATTTGGTCTTCCTGATGCAATGGTTGAGGCATTAAGCACAAAATCAATTACTCTACCCATTGCCTTAGAAATAGCTGCATTAACAGATGGGTCATTTCCATTAGTTGTTATTGGAGTATTTAGTACTGGATTACCGGGAGTTATTGTAGTTCCTATGTTATTAAAACTACTAAAAGTAAAAGATGAAGCCTTGCAAGGTTTGGTTTTAGGTATTACTGCCCATGCTTTTGGAATTGCTAGAGCTTTAGCTATTAGTCCTCTATCTGCTGCCTTTGCTAGTATAGGTATGGTTATTATGGGATGTTTTGCAGTAGTTGCAGTTCCAATTATTTTAAAACTTGGTGGCTTTTAG
- a CDS encoding CidA/LrgA family protein — protein sequence MQGYVFIFAILLGSEYLVEQTNLNIPGSIIGLLVLFVYFSIKGKISDEIGESAGTLLKYLPLMLVPIGVGIKELFVTFDSQLIAMLGASFIALLLAVFITVATIWIIKYLLDKFSKKKLVSNENSIEEES from the coding sequence ATGCAAGGTTATGTATTTATTTTTGCAATATTGCTAGGAAGCGAATATCTTGTAGAACAAACAAATCTTAATATTCCAGGGTCAATTATTGGGCTATTAGTATTGTTTGTATATTTTAGTATAAAAGGAAAAATTTCTGATGAGATTGGGGAATCAGCAGGAACACTTCTAAAATACTTACCACTTATGTTAGTTCCTATTGGGGTAGGAATCAAAGAATTATTTGTGACATTTGATTCACAATTAATTGCAATGTTAGGAGCTTCATTTATTGCACTGTTACTTGCAGTATTTATTACAGTAGCTACTATTTGGATTATCAAATATTTATTAGATAAGTTCTCAAAGAAAAAATTAGTATCAAATGAAAATAGTATAGAGGAGGAATCATAA